In a single window of the Arachis hypogaea cultivar Tifrunner chromosome 6, arahy.Tifrunner.gnm2.J5K5, whole genome shotgun sequence genome:
- the LOC112695995 gene encoding chromatin-remodeling ATPase INO80 isoform X1 — MDHRTKSKDSLNYSTLFNLESLMNFQLPEQDDDFDYYENSSQDESRDSQVGRAVANYSNGNMRGKEVSSAKKRKWSQNGDNEERSCYYRTHVTEERYRSMLGEHIQKYKRRFNDNSSSPAQNQVVAPLLKSSVGSKAHKSGTELRRGLHAAETTSEWMNGSNSQKMGNYRDSDLLKQYCPNRTIYEPAFLDIGDGITYKIPPRYDKLAALLNLPTFSEIHVQDFYLKGTLDLGSLAEMMAADKRFGNRNRIGMGETIPHYESLQARLKVMSASNSPHKFSLKVSDLNSSIPEGAAGNIKRSILSEGGVLQIYYVKVLEKGDTYEIIERSLPKKQKVKKDPALIEKEEMERIGKIWVNIVRRDIPKHQRNFTALHRKQLVDAKRFAENCQREVRLKVSRSIKWTRTAGIRTRKLARDMLLFWKRIDKEMAEVRRREEKEAAEALRREQELREAKRQQQRLNFLIQQTELYSHFMQNKSSLISEALPMGDESTNDQDLIDSSTFGRNEEEDHEEAELKKEALKAAQEAVSKQRRLTSAFDTECLRLRQADEADLLQPEVAGASNIDLQTPSTMPVASTVRTPELFKGVLKEYQLKGLQWLVNCYEQGLNGILADEMGLGKTIQAMAFLAHLAEEKNIWGPFLVVAPASVLNNWNEELERFCPELKRLPYWGGVAERSVLRKSINPKDLYRREAKFHVLITSYQLLVTDEKFFRRVKWQYMVLDEAQAIKSSASIRWKTLLSFNCRNRLLLTGTPIQNNMAELWSLLHFIMPTLFDSHEQFNEWFSKGIENHAEHGGTLNEHQLNRLHSILKPFMLRRVKKDVISELTTKTEVTVHCKLSSRQQAFYQAIKNKISLAELFDSNRGQLNEKRILNLMNIVIQLRKVCNHPELFERSEGSTYLHFGEIPNSLLPPPFGELEDVYYSGGHNPISYEIPKLVYREIMQSSETLGSAVGHGVCRESFLKHFNIFRPENVYRSVFPEGMCVSSGGFGFTHMTDLSPQEVAFLANGSFMEQLLFSMMRSDKKFIDEVVDFLVETIDDDDPECSNLEKGKVRAVTRMLLVPSKSETQFLQRRFPTGPSHAPFEALVVSDQDRLLSNARLLHSAYTYIPRSRAPPVGVHCSDRNFYYKMIEEFHNPWIKRLFVGFARTSECNGPRMPDCHHLIEEIDSELPVSQPALQLTHSIFGSSPPMWNFDPAKLLTDSGKLQTLDILLRRLRAENHRVLLFAQMTKMLNILEDYMNYRKYRYFRLDGSSTIQDRRDMVRDFQNRPDIFVFLLSTRAGGLGINLTAADTVIFYESDWNPTLDLQAMDRAHRLGQTRDVTVYRLICKETVEEKILHRASQKSTVQNLVMTGGSVGGDLLAPEDVVSLLLDDPQLEQKLKEIPLQAKDKQKKKQPARGIFLNEEGDASLQDLTNAVPQGTVDNDLTVDTEGSKSANKKRKAASDKQTSRLKSSQKISDVGITAMDDELDDLNTDPVGQKPKRPKRLKKSVNERFEEASIGTATAVTEQTQYPPPQDFTSIVPRAETSLDP; from the exons ATGGATCACAGAACAAAGTCGAAGGACTCGCTCAACTACTCTACTCTCTTCAATCTCGAG TCTTTGATGAACTTTCAACTTCCAGAACAAGATGATGATTTCGATTATTACGAAAATAGTAGTCAGGATGAGAGCAGAGATAGCCAAG TAGGTAGGGCTGTTGCAAATTACAGTAATGGGAATATGCGTGGTAAGGAGGTGAGTTCggcgaagaagaggaagtggtctCAGAACGGGGACAATGAGGAAAGGAGCTGTTATTACAGGACACACGTGACGGAAGAGCGATATAGGTCGATGCTTGGAGAGCATATTCAGAAATACAAGAGGAGGTTTAATGATAACTCATCTAGTCCTGCTCAAAATCAGGTTGTTGCTCCTCTTCTCAAAAGTAGCGTGGGTTCAAAAGCTCACAAGTCAGGGACTGAACTCAGGAGGGGACTACATGCTGCAGAGACTACATCTGAGTGGATGAATGGTTCCAATTCTCAGAAAATGGGAAATTACCGTGATTCCGATCTCTTGAAGCAATATTGCCCCAATAG GACAATATATGAACCTGCTTTTTTGGATATTGGGGATGGTATCACTTACAAGATTCCTCCAAGATATGATAAGTTAGCTGCATTGCTCAACCTTCCTACCTTCTCAGAGATCCATGTTCAGGATTTCTACTTAAAGGGTACCTTGGATTTGGGATCCTTGGCTGAAATGATGGCTGCTGATAAAAGATTTGGGAACAGAAACCGGATAGGCATGGGGGAAACCATACCCCACTATGAATCACTTCAGGCACGATTGAAGGTCATGTCAGCTTCTAATTCACCTCATAAGTTCAGTCTGAAAGTATCAGACTTGAACTCCTCCATTCCCGAGGGGGCTGCTGGAAACATCAAGCGATCTATTCTGTCCGAGGGTGGTGTATTGCAGATTTACTATGTGAAGGTTTTGGAGAAAGGGGACACTTATGAG ATCATTGAACGAAGCCTACCCAAGAAGCAAAAGGTAAAGAAAGACCCTGCTTTGATAGAGAAGGAGGAAATGGAAAGAATTGGTAAGATTTGGGTGAACATTGTTAGAAGAGATATACCCAAGCATCAGAGGAACTTCACTGCTTTGCATCGAAAGCAGCTTGTTGATGCCAAGAGGTTTGCTGAGAACTGTCAGAGAGAG GTTAGGCTGAAAGTGAGTAGATCAATTAAATGGACGCGGACTGCTGGTATACGCACCCGAAAACTTGCTAGAGACATGTTGCTATTCTGGAAGCGAATAGATAAGGAGATG GCAGAAGTACGGAGACGAGAGGAGAAAGAAGCCGCTGAAGCTTTGAGGCGTGAACAGGAGCTTCGTGAAGCAAAGCGGCAGCAGCAAAGGCTGAATTTTCTTATACAGCAAACTGAGCTGTACAGTCACTTTATGCAGAACAAGTCAAGCTTGATATCAGAAGCTTTACCCATGGGTGATGAAAGTACAAATGACCAAGATCTAATTGACTCTTCAACTTTTGGGCGTAATGAGGAGGAAGATCATGAAGAGGCTGAGTTGAAGAAGGAAGCTCTGAAGGCTGCTCAAGAAGCTGTTTCCAAACAGAGAAGATTGACAAGTGCTTTTGACACTGAGTGCTTGAGGCTGCGCCAGGCTGATGAAGCTGATTTACTCCAACCAGAAGTTGCTGGAGCAAGTAATATTGATTTACAAACCCC CTCAACCATGCCAGTGGCCTCCACAGTTCGGACACCAGAATTGTTTAAAGGTGTTCTCAAAGAGTATCAGCTAAAAGGTCTTCAATGGCTAGTTAATTGTTATGAGCAG GGTTTAAATGGTATTCTTGCGGACGAGATGGGTCTTGGAAAGACCATTCAGGCTATGGCTTTTTTAGCCCATCTAGCTGAG GAGAAAAACATATGGGGACCTTTCCTGGTTGTTGCACCTGCATCTGTATTAAACAATTGGAATGAGGAACTTGAGCGCTTTTGCCCTGAACTGAAAAGACTTCCTTATTGGGGTGGGGTTGCAGAGCGGTCAGTGCTTAGGAAAAGTATTAACCCAAAGGATCTTTATCGCAG GGAAGCCAAATTTCATGTCCTCATCACAAGCTATCAGTTATTAGTTACTGATGAGAAGTTTTTTCGTCGTGTAAAATGGCAGTACATGGTTTTAGATGAAGCCCAGGCAATTAAAAGTTCTGCCAG TATAAGATGGAAGACGCTCCTAAGTTTTAATTGTCGGAATCGCTTACTGCTGACTGGTACACCTATTCAGAATAATATGGCAGAGTTGTGGTCTCTTTTGCATTTCATTATGCCAACATTATTTGACAGCCATGAGCAGTTTAATGAGTGGTTTTCAAAAGG AATTGAGAACCATGCTGAACATGGGGGTACTTTGAATGAGCACCAACTGAATAGATTG CATTCAATCTTAAAGCCGTTCATGCTGCGCCGTGTTAAAAAAGATGTAATCTCTGAGCTGACCACTAAAACTGAAGTTACAGTTCACTGCAAGTTGAGTTCTCGACAACAGGCTTTCTATCAAGCAATTAAAAACAAGATATCTCTCGCTGAACTGTTTGATAGTAATCGTGGACAGCTCAATGAGaagagaattttgaatttaatgaacaTTGTTATTCAACTAAGGAAG GTTTGCAACCATCCAGAATTATTTGAAAGGAGTGAGGGAAGCACATACCTTCATTTTGGAGAGATTCCAAATTCTCTTCTACCTCCTCCATTTGGGGAGTTGGAGGATGTATACTATTCTGGGGGTCACAACCCCATTTCATACGAG ataccAAAACTTGTGTATCGAGAAATTATGCAGAGTTCTGAGACTCTTGGTTCAGCTGTTGGTCATGGTGTCTGCAGAGAATCTTTTCTGaaacattttaatatttttagaccAGAAAATGTTTATCGATCTGTTTTCCCAGAAGGTATGTGTGTTAGCAGTGGAGGCTTTGGTTTTACCCATATGACGGATTTGTCTCCACAAGAGGTGGCATTTTTGGCTAATGGTTCTTTTATGGAGCAATTGTTATTTTCTATGATGAGATCGGATAAAAAATTCATCGATGAAGTTGTAGATTTTCTTGTTGAGACCATAGATGATGATGATCCAGAATGTAGTAATCTTGAGAAAGGGAAAGTGAGAGCTGTTACTCGAATGTTATTGGTGCCATCAAAATCTGAAACTCAGTTTCTTCAAAGAAGATTTCCAACTGGGCCCAGCCATGCTCCTTTTGAGGCCTTGGTAGTCTCAGATCAGGATAGACTTTTGTCAAATGCAAGGCTGCTTCACTCGGCATACACATATATCCCACGGAGTAGAGCTCCCCCA GTTGGTGTTCACTGCTCTGATAGAAACTTTTACTATAAAATGATTGAAGAATTCCACAATCCTTGGATTAAGAGGTTGTTTGTGGGATTTGCACGTACATCTGAATGTAACGGGCCGAGAATGCCAGATTGTCATCATTTAATTGAAGAAATAGATTCTGAACTACCTGTTTCTCAGCCTGCTCTACAGTTAACACACAGTATTTTTGGGTCTTCTCCACCTATGTGGAATTTTGACCCAGCAAAGTTGTTGACT gACTCTGGGAAGCTTCAAACGCTTGATATATTATTGAGACGCTTAAGAGCTGAAAATCATCGTGTTCTTTTGTTTGCCCAGATGACTAAGATGCTGAACATTTTGGAG GACTATATGAACTACAGAAAATATAGGTATTTCAGACTTGATGGATCATCTACTATACAAGATCGTAGAGACATGGTCAGAGACTTCCAGAATAG GCCtgatatttttgtgttcttgttgagtACAAGAGCTGGTGGACTTGGCATCAACTTGACAGCTGCTGACACAGTCATATTTTACGAGAGTGATTGGAATCCAACATTAGATCTACAGGCAATGGACAGAGCTCATCGTTTGGGTCAGACAAGAGAT GTTACTGTTTACCGACTTATATGCAAAGAGACAGTTGAAGAAAAAATTCTTCATAGAGCAAGCCAGAAAAGTACTGTACAAAACCTTGTAATGACTGGGGGTTCTGTTGGTGGTGATCTTTTAGCTCCTGAGGATGTTGTTTCTTTGCTTCTAGATGATCCCCAGTTGGAgcagaaattaaaggaaattccCCTCCAG GCAAaggataagcaaaagaaaaaacaacCTGCAAGGGGCATTTTCTTAAATGAAGAAGGTGATGCATCTCTTCAAGATTTAACCAACGCTGTACCCCAGGGTACTGTGGATAATGATCTTACTGTGGACACAGAGGGTTCAAAGTCTGCTAATAAAAAG AGAAAAGCTGCCTCGGATAAGCAGACTTCAAGGCTGAAGAGTTCTCAGAAGATAAGTGATGTCGGTATTACAGCCATGGACGACGAATTGGATGACCTGAACACTGATCCAGTTGGCCAGAAGCCCAAGAGACCAAAAAGGTTAAAGAAGAGTGTTAATGAGAGGTTCGAAGAGGCCTCTATTGGCACGGCCACTGCCGTCACAGAGCAGACCCAATATCCACCTCCACAGGATTTCACATCCATCGTTCCTAGAGCAGAAACGAGCCTAGACCCCTAA
- the LOC112695995 gene encoding chromatin-remodeling ATPase INO80 isoform X2, whose protein sequence is MDHRTKSKDSLNYSTLFNLESLMNFQLPEQDDDFDYYENSSQDESRDSQGRAVANYSNGNMRGKEVSSAKKRKWSQNGDNEERSCYYRTHVTEERYRSMLGEHIQKYKRRFNDNSSSPAQNQVVAPLLKSSVGSKAHKSGTELRRGLHAAETTSEWMNGSNSQKMGNYRDSDLLKQYCPNRTIYEPAFLDIGDGITYKIPPRYDKLAALLNLPTFSEIHVQDFYLKGTLDLGSLAEMMAADKRFGNRNRIGMGETIPHYESLQARLKVMSASNSPHKFSLKVSDLNSSIPEGAAGNIKRSILSEGGVLQIYYVKVLEKGDTYEIIERSLPKKQKVKKDPALIEKEEMERIGKIWVNIVRRDIPKHQRNFTALHRKQLVDAKRFAENCQREVRLKVSRSIKWTRTAGIRTRKLARDMLLFWKRIDKEMAEVRRREEKEAAEALRREQELREAKRQQQRLNFLIQQTELYSHFMQNKSSLISEALPMGDESTNDQDLIDSSTFGRNEEEDHEEAELKKEALKAAQEAVSKQRRLTSAFDTECLRLRQADEADLLQPEVAGASNIDLQTPSTMPVASTVRTPELFKGVLKEYQLKGLQWLVNCYEQGLNGILADEMGLGKTIQAMAFLAHLAEEKNIWGPFLVVAPASVLNNWNEELERFCPELKRLPYWGGVAERSVLRKSINPKDLYRREAKFHVLITSYQLLVTDEKFFRRVKWQYMVLDEAQAIKSSASIRWKTLLSFNCRNRLLLTGTPIQNNMAELWSLLHFIMPTLFDSHEQFNEWFSKGIENHAEHGGTLNEHQLNRLHSILKPFMLRRVKKDVISELTTKTEVTVHCKLSSRQQAFYQAIKNKISLAELFDSNRGQLNEKRILNLMNIVIQLRKVCNHPELFERSEGSTYLHFGEIPNSLLPPPFGELEDVYYSGGHNPISYEIPKLVYREIMQSSETLGSAVGHGVCRESFLKHFNIFRPENVYRSVFPEGMCVSSGGFGFTHMTDLSPQEVAFLANGSFMEQLLFSMMRSDKKFIDEVVDFLVETIDDDDPECSNLEKGKVRAVTRMLLVPSKSETQFLQRRFPTGPSHAPFEALVVSDQDRLLSNARLLHSAYTYIPRSRAPPVGVHCSDRNFYYKMIEEFHNPWIKRLFVGFARTSECNGPRMPDCHHLIEEIDSELPVSQPALQLTHSIFGSSPPMWNFDPAKLLTDSGKLQTLDILLRRLRAENHRVLLFAQMTKMLNILEDYMNYRKYRYFRLDGSSTIQDRRDMVRDFQNRPDIFVFLLSTRAGGLGINLTAADTVIFYESDWNPTLDLQAMDRAHRLGQTRDVTVYRLICKETVEEKILHRASQKSTVQNLVMTGGSVGGDLLAPEDVVSLLLDDPQLEQKLKEIPLQAKDKQKKKQPARGIFLNEEGDASLQDLTNAVPQGTVDNDLTVDTEGSKSANKKRKAASDKQTSRLKSSQKISDVGITAMDDELDDLNTDPVGQKPKRPKRLKKSVNERFEEASIGTATAVTEQTQYPPPQDFTSIVPRAETSLDP, encoded by the exons ATGGATCACAGAACAAAGTCGAAGGACTCGCTCAACTACTCTACTCTCTTCAATCTCGAG TCTTTGATGAACTTTCAACTTCCAGAACAAGATGATGATTTCGATTATTACGAAAATAGTAGTCAGGATGAGAGCAGAGATAGCCAAG GTAGGGCTGTTGCAAATTACAGTAATGGGAATATGCGTGGTAAGGAGGTGAGTTCggcgaagaagaggaagtggtctCAGAACGGGGACAATGAGGAAAGGAGCTGTTATTACAGGACACACGTGACGGAAGAGCGATATAGGTCGATGCTTGGAGAGCATATTCAGAAATACAAGAGGAGGTTTAATGATAACTCATCTAGTCCTGCTCAAAATCAGGTTGTTGCTCCTCTTCTCAAAAGTAGCGTGGGTTCAAAAGCTCACAAGTCAGGGACTGAACTCAGGAGGGGACTACATGCTGCAGAGACTACATCTGAGTGGATGAATGGTTCCAATTCTCAGAAAATGGGAAATTACCGTGATTCCGATCTCTTGAAGCAATATTGCCCCAATAG GACAATATATGAACCTGCTTTTTTGGATATTGGGGATGGTATCACTTACAAGATTCCTCCAAGATATGATAAGTTAGCTGCATTGCTCAACCTTCCTACCTTCTCAGAGATCCATGTTCAGGATTTCTACTTAAAGGGTACCTTGGATTTGGGATCCTTGGCTGAAATGATGGCTGCTGATAAAAGATTTGGGAACAGAAACCGGATAGGCATGGGGGAAACCATACCCCACTATGAATCACTTCAGGCACGATTGAAGGTCATGTCAGCTTCTAATTCACCTCATAAGTTCAGTCTGAAAGTATCAGACTTGAACTCCTCCATTCCCGAGGGGGCTGCTGGAAACATCAAGCGATCTATTCTGTCCGAGGGTGGTGTATTGCAGATTTACTATGTGAAGGTTTTGGAGAAAGGGGACACTTATGAG ATCATTGAACGAAGCCTACCCAAGAAGCAAAAGGTAAAGAAAGACCCTGCTTTGATAGAGAAGGAGGAAATGGAAAGAATTGGTAAGATTTGGGTGAACATTGTTAGAAGAGATATACCCAAGCATCAGAGGAACTTCACTGCTTTGCATCGAAAGCAGCTTGTTGATGCCAAGAGGTTTGCTGAGAACTGTCAGAGAGAG GTTAGGCTGAAAGTGAGTAGATCAATTAAATGGACGCGGACTGCTGGTATACGCACCCGAAAACTTGCTAGAGACATGTTGCTATTCTGGAAGCGAATAGATAAGGAGATG GCAGAAGTACGGAGACGAGAGGAGAAAGAAGCCGCTGAAGCTTTGAGGCGTGAACAGGAGCTTCGTGAAGCAAAGCGGCAGCAGCAAAGGCTGAATTTTCTTATACAGCAAACTGAGCTGTACAGTCACTTTATGCAGAACAAGTCAAGCTTGATATCAGAAGCTTTACCCATGGGTGATGAAAGTACAAATGACCAAGATCTAATTGACTCTTCAACTTTTGGGCGTAATGAGGAGGAAGATCATGAAGAGGCTGAGTTGAAGAAGGAAGCTCTGAAGGCTGCTCAAGAAGCTGTTTCCAAACAGAGAAGATTGACAAGTGCTTTTGACACTGAGTGCTTGAGGCTGCGCCAGGCTGATGAAGCTGATTTACTCCAACCAGAAGTTGCTGGAGCAAGTAATATTGATTTACAAACCCC CTCAACCATGCCAGTGGCCTCCACAGTTCGGACACCAGAATTGTTTAAAGGTGTTCTCAAAGAGTATCAGCTAAAAGGTCTTCAATGGCTAGTTAATTGTTATGAGCAG GGTTTAAATGGTATTCTTGCGGACGAGATGGGTCTTGGAAAGACCATTCAGGCTATGGCTTTTTTAGCCCATCTAGCTGAG GAGAAAAACATATGGGGACCTTTCCTGGTTGTTGCACCTGCATCTGTATTAAACAATTGGAATGAGGAACTTGAGCGCTTTTGCCCTGAACTGAAAAGACTTCCTTATTGGGGTGGGGTTGCAGAGCGGTCAGTGCTTAGGAAAAGTATTAACCCAAAGGATCTTTATCGCAG GGAAGCCAAATTTCATGTCCTCATCACAAGCTATCAGTTATTAGTTACTGATGAGAAGTTTTTTCGTCGTGTAAAATGGCAGTACATGGTTTTAGATGAAGCCCAGGCAATTAAAAGTTCTGCCAG TATAAGATGGAAGACGCTCCTAAGTTTTAATTGTCGGAATCGCTTACTGCTGACTGGTACACCTATTCAGAATAATATGGCAGAGTTGTGGTCTCTTTTGCATTTCATTATGCCAACATTATTTGACAGCCATGAGCAGTTTAATGAGTGGTTTTCAAAAGG AATTGAGAACCATGCTGAACATGGGGGTACTTTGAATGAGCACCAACTGAATAGATTG CATTCAATCTTAAAGCCGTTCATGCTGCGCCGTGTTAAAAAAGATGTAATCTCTGAGCTGACCACTAAAACTGAAGTTACAGTTCACTGCAAGTTGAGTTCTCGACAACAGGCTTTCTATCAAGCAATTAAAAACAAGATATCTCTCGCTGAACTGTTTGATAGTAATCGTGGACAGCTCAATGAGaagagaattttgaatttaatgaacaTTGTTATTCAACTAAGGAAG GTTTGCAACCATCCAGAATTATTTGAAAGGAGTGAGGGAAGCACATACCTTCATTTTGGAGAGATTCCAAATTCTCTTCTACCTCCTCCATTTGGGGAGTTGGAGGATGTATACTATTCTGGGGGTCACAACCCCATTTCATACGAG ataccAAAACTTGTGTATCGAGAAATTATGCAGAGTTCTGAGACTCTTGGTTCAGCTGTTGGTCATGGTGTCTGCAGAGAATCTTTTCTGaaacattttaatatttttagaccAGAAAATGTTTATCGATCTGTTTTCCCAGAAGGTATGTGTGTTAGCAGTGGAGGCTTTGGTTTTACCCATATGACGGATTTGTCTCCACAAGAGGTGGCATTTTTGGCTAATGGTTCTTTTATGGAGCAATTGTTATTTTCTATGATGAGATCGGATAAAAAATTCATCGATGAAGTTGTAGATTTTCTTGTTGAGACCATAGATGATGATGATCCAGAATGTAGTAATCTTGAGAAAGGGAAAGTGAGAGCTGTTACTCGAATGTTATTGGTGCCATCAAAATCTGAAACTCAGTTTCTTCAAAGAAGATTTCCAACTGGGCCCAGCCATGCTCCTTTTGAGGCCTTGGTAGTCTCAGATCAGGATAGACTTTTGTCAAATGCAAGGCTGCTTCACTCGGCATACACATATATCCCACGGAGTAGAGCTCCCCCA GTTGGTGTTCACTGCTCTGATAGAAACTTTTACTATAAAATGATTGAAGAATTCCACAATCCTTGGATTAAGAGGTTGTTTGTGGGATTTGCACGTACATCTGAATGTAACGGGCCGAGAATGCCAGATTGTCATCATTTAATTGAAGAAATAGATTCTGAACTACCTGTTTCTCAGCCTGCTCTACAGTTAACACACAGTATTTTTGGGTCTTCTCCACCTATGTGGAATTTTGACCCAGCAAAGTTGTTGACT gACTCTGGGAAGCTTCAAACGCTTGATATATTATTGAGACGCTTAAGAGCTGAAAATCATCGTGTTCTTTTGTTTGCCCAGATGACTAAGATGCTGAACATTTTGGAG GACTATATGAACTACAGAAAATATAGGTATTTCAGACTTGATGGATCATCTACTATACAAGATCGTAGAGACATGGTCAGAGACTTCCAGAATAG GCCtgatatttttgtgttcttgttgagtACAAGAGCTGGTGGACTTGGCATCAACTTGACAGCTGCTGACACAGTCATATTTTACGAGAGTGATTGGAATCCAACATTAGATCTACAGGCAATGGACAGAGCTCATCGTTTGGGTCAGACAAGAGAT GTTACTGTTTACCGACTTATATGCAAAGAGACAGTTGAAGAAAAAATTCTTCATAGAGCAAGCCAGAAAAGTACTGTACAAAACCTTGTAATGACTGGGGGTTCTGTTGGTGGTGATCTTTTAGCTCCTGAGGATGTTGTTTCTTTGCTTCTAGATGATCCCCAGTTGGAgcagaaattaaaggaaattccCCTCCAG GCAAaggataagcaaaagaaaaaacaacCTGCAAGGGGCATTTTCTTAAATGAAGAAGGTGATGCATCTCTTCAAGATTTAACCAACGCTGTACCCCAGGGTACTGTGGATAATGATCTTACTGTGGACACAGAGGGTTCAAAGTCTGCTAATAAAAAG AGAAAAGCTGCCTCGGATAAGCAGACTTCAAGGCTGAAGAGTTCTCAGAAGATAAGTGATGTCGGTATTACAGCCATGGACGACGAATTGGATGACCTGAACACTGATCCAGTTGGCCAGAAGCCCAAGAGACCAAAAAGGTTAAAGAAGAGTGTTAATGAGAGGTTCGAAGAGGCCTCTATTGGCACGGCCACTGCCGTCACAGAGCAGACCCAATATCCACCTCCACAGGATTTCACATCCATCGTTCCTAGAGCAGAAACGAGCCTAGACCCCTAA